In Endozoicomonas sp. GU-1, one DNA window encodes the following:
- a CDS encoding PTS sugar transporter subunit IIA, with protein sequence MTGCTGPAKRKSWNLSLNASAAKPPKINAKELFEALVARERLGTTGLGDGVAIPHCRCKACPEPIGLFIRLAEPVDFDAVDREPVDLVFALIVPEGENQEHLEILRALAGRFHSALTLQKIRSATNTTMLYRTMSEQ encoded by the coding sequence TTGACGGGGTGCACGGGGCCAGCAAAAAGAAAATCCTGGAATTTATCGCTGAACGCATCAGCAGCGAAGCCCCCGAAAATCAATGCCAAAGAACTGTTTGAAGCGCTGGTTGCCCGAGAGCGTCTTGGCACTACCGGGCTGGGTGATGGCGTGGCTATTCCCCACTGTCGCTGTAAAGCCTGCCCGGAGCCGATCGGTCTTTTTATACGACTGGCGGAACCGGTTGATTTTGATGCGGTGGACCGTGAGCCCGTTGACCTGGTATTCGCGCTGATCGTGCCAGAAGGCGAAAACCAGGAACATCTTGAAATTTTAAGGGCGCTGGCCGGGCGATTTCACTCTGCCCTGACCCTTCAGAAAATACGCTCGGCAACAAATACGACAATGCTCTATCGTACCATGAGTGAACAGTGA